A single genomic interval of Saccharothrix saharensis harbors:
- a CDS encoding ATP-grasp domain-containing protein, with product MAVKSIGDGHVVVLNRWRDSFAEYARYLDHDVARVTYVTTDVGRAAVPPNAREVVVVADLLDHAEVRAALEPALRDHGRPEAVVALQESDFAVAAALREEFSARGRTRADLHHFLDKHAMLLAAQRTGVPVPRFELVTDAAGLTRFAGRVGWPVVVKSLQGRASTGVRRLDSADAVDRLDVPFDAEHPLVAQEYLPHRIYHVDGVHLGGGVLGPWRLNAYLNVPGGVTRGPLAFAMGEPVGSVEVDDPTVLAEVEKFLRVLVPGMSVDPWVFHLELFLTPDGEWVFLEVGCRPGGGEIPFVWRDVHRVDLMECEFSLQCGETPELAPFDADEPVGGCLHVPLDRPAPCRVVAAESMVSFDGPYSEAIPAVGTVIPRTAGSYEFVGGRFRHRGGSTAEVAARVLATAATYRVVSEPVRVAVIGSRVEVVQAAADLGLDVTLVHFPDRYDRRSDELCAKVLTADLIAEPDRVVELLRREHAERPFTRVLTLTEPGLLPAARLNAEWGLGGNSVETVRLLKDKALMRDRLAEVGLSPVRYRTVRGEEELLEFLIELDGVPVVVKPPDSGGSDGVALVVTPQDVPTAWRRVEGSGRTAVLAEEYLDGPEISVEAFSQDGVHTVVALTDKVLGTGFVEVGHAVPATLTEPTRRRVRELTTALLDAVGLVEGPSHTEIKLTGRGPRIVESHNRVGGDFIPDLVRLVHGVDLQRLAVGVPLGLVPWRPGPRPAEGGAAVRFLLAEPGTVTDVTVPGALDPAVSLTVTAEPGTEVPPLRWSDDRVCGHVIATGADATEALARCEDAVSQVRIGTRAG from the coding sequence ATGGCAGTCAAGAGCATCGGCGACGGCCACGTCGTCGTGCTGAACCGGTGGCGCGACTCGTTCGCCGAGTACGCCCGCTACCTCGACCACGACGTCGCCCGCGTCACCTACGTCACGACCGACGTCGGCCGGGCCGCGGTGCCACCGAACGCCCGTGAGGTCGTGGTCGTCGCGGACCTGCTCGACCACGCCGAGGTGCGCGCCGCGCTGGAACCGGCGTTGCGCGACCACGGCCGCCCGGAGGCCGTGGTCGCGTTGCAGGAGAGCGACTTCGCGGTGGCGGCGGCGCTGCGGGAGGAGTTCTCCGCACGCGGCCGCACACGCGCCGACCTGCACCACTTCCTGGACAAGCACGCGATGCTGCTGGCCGCGCAGCGCACCGGAGTGCCCGTGCCGCGCTTCGAGCTGGTGACCGACGCCGCCGGGCTGACCCGGTTCGCCGGGAGGGTCGGCTGGCCGGTGGTGGTGAAGTCGTTGCAGGGCCGGGCGAGCACGGGTGTCCGGCGGCTCGACTCGGCCGACGCCGTCGACCGGCTGGACGTCCCGTTCGACGCCGAGCACCCGCTGGTGGCCCAGGAGTACCTGCCGCACCGCATCTACCACGTGGACGGCGTGCACCTCGGCGGCGGCGTGCTGGGGCCGTGGCGGCTCAACGCCTACCTGAACGTGCCGGGCGGGGTGACCCGCGGGCCGCTGGCGTTCGCGATGGGGGAGCCGGTCGGGTCGGTCGAGGTCGACGACCCGACGGTGCTCGCCGAGGTGGAGAAGTTCCTGCGGGTGCTGGTGCCCGGCATGTCCGTCGACCCGTGGGTGTTCCACCTGGAGCTGTTCCTGACCCCGGACGGCGAGTGGGTGTTCCTGGAGGTCGGGTGCCGCCCGGGCGGCGGCGAGATCCCGTTCGTGTGGCGGGACGTGCACCGCGTCGACCTGATGGAGTGCGAGTTCTCCCTCCAGTGCGGCGAGACCCCGGAGCTCGCGCCGTTCGACGCCGACGAGCCGGTGGGCGGCTGCCTGCACGTGCCGCTGGACCGGCCCGCGCCGTGCCGGGTGGTCGCCGCCGAGAGCATGGTCTCCTTCGACGGCCCCTACTCCGAGGCCATCCCCGCCGTCGGAACCGTCATCCCCCGCACCGCGGGCTCGTACGAGTTCGTCGGTGGGCGGTTCCGACACCGGGGCGGGTCGACCGCGGAGGTCGCGGCACGGGTGCTGGCGACGGCCGCGACCTACCGGGTGGTGAGCGAACCGGTGCGGGTCGCGGTGATCGGCAGCCGGGTCGAGGTGGTCCAGGCGGCGGCGGACCTCGGGCTGGACGTGACGCTGGTGCACTTCCCGGACCGCTACGACCGCCGGTCGGACGAGCTGTGCGCGAAGGTGCTGACCGCGGACCTGATCGCCGAGCCGGACCGGGTGGTGGAGCTGCTGCGCCGCGAGCACGCCGAGCGGCCGTTCACCAGGGTGCTCACGCTGACCGAACCGGGCCTGCTGCCCGCCGCGCGGCTCAACGCCGAGTGGGGGCTGGGCGGCAACAGCGTCGAGACCGTGCGGCTGCTGAAGGACAAGGCGCTCATGCGCGACCGGCTCGCCGAGGTCGGCCTGTCACCGGTCCGGTACCGGACCGTGCGCGGGGAGGAGGAGCTGCTGGAGTTCCTGATCGAGCTGGACGGGGTGCCGGTGGTCGTCAAGCCGCCGGACTCCGGGGGCAGCGACGGTGTGGCGCTGGTCGTGACGCCGCAGGACGTACCGACGGCGTGGCGCCGGGTCGAGGGGTCCGGGCGCACCGCCGTGCTCGCCGAGGAGTACCTCGACGGGCCGGAGATCAGCGTCGAGGCGTTCAGCCAGGACGGCGTCCACACCGTCGTGGCGCTGACCGACAAGGTGCTGGGCACCGGGTTCGTCGAGGTGGGGCACGCGGTGCCCGCCACCCTGACCGAACCGACGCGGCGGCGCGTCCGCGAGCTGACCACCGCCCTGCTGGACGCGGTCGGCCTGGTCGAGGGGCCGTCGCACACCGAGATCAAGCTGACCGGGCGCGGGCCGCGGATCGTGGAGTCGCACAACCGCGTCGGCGGCGACTTCATCCCGGACCTCGTCCGGCTCGTCCACGGCGTGGACCTGCAACGGCTCGCCGTCGGCGTGCCGCTCGGGCTGGTGCCCTGGCGGCCGGGACCGCGGCCGGCGGAGGGCGGCGCGGCGGTGCGGTTCCTCCTCGCCGAGCCCGGCACGGTCACCGACGTGACCGTGCCGGGGGCGCTGGACCCGGCCGTGTCGCTGACCGTCACCGCCGAGCCCGGCACCGAGGTGCCGCCGCTGCGCTGGTCCGACGACCGGGTGTGCGGGCACGTGATCGCCACCGGGGCCGACGCGACCGAAGCCCTGGCGCGCTGTGAGGACGCCGTCTCACAGGTTCGCATCGGCACCCGAGCGGGCTGA
- a CDS encoding DUF6875 domain-containing protein has translation MIVDPVDPNRFLVELSDLRGPLPEQVRRHQHALYSVVGWAHQYLARPHPDLGRKGPVCPFVQGTLDKGLLYLAVQPGRPRSAAEVTDALARYRAWYLELREHAGPAAQFLTVLVLFPDLPLRDASRLVDETQSRLKADYVAQGLMIGEFHDGPPPKPGLWNPDFRPLRSPVPLLAIRSLVPTDFPFLRDDRDFVAAYLDRVDPGDVPPRWRDEVIEVAAHFGLVPVPPALDASIG, from the coding sequence ATGATCGTCGACCCCGTCGACCCGAACCGCTTCCTGGTCGAGCTGTCCGACCTGCGCGGACCGCTGCCCGAGCAGGTGCGCCGCCACCAGCACGCCCTGTACTCCGTCGTCGGCTGGGCCCACCAGTACCTGGCCAGGCCGCACCCCGACCTCGGTCGCAAGGGCCCGGTGTGCCCGTTCGTGCAGGGCACCCTGGACAAGGGGCTGCTGTACCTGGCCGTCCAGCCGGGCCGACCGCGTTCGGCGGCCGAGGTCACCGACGCGCTGGCCCGCTACCGGGCGTGGTACCTGGAGCTGCGCGAGCACGCCGGGCCGGCCGCGCAGTTCCTCACCGTCCTCGTGCTGTTCCCCGACCTGCCGCTGCGGGACGCGTCCCGGCTGGTGGACGAGACCCAGTCGCGGCTCAAGGCCGACTACGTCGCCCAGGGTCTGATGATCGGCGAGTTCCACGACGGGCCGCCGCCGAAGCCGGGCCTGTGGAACCCCGACTTCCGCCCGCTGCGCAGCCCGGTGCCCCTGCTGGCGATCCGGTCCCTCGTGCCGACGGACTTCCCGTTCCTGCGCGACGACCGCGACTTCGTCGCCGCCTACCTGGACCGCGTCGACCCCGGCGACGTGCCACCCCGGTGGCGGGACGAGGTGATCGAGGTCGCCGCCCACTTCGGGCTGGTGCCCGTACCGCCGGCCCTGGACGCGTCGATCGGGTGA
- a CDS encoding RNA polymerase sigma factor, giving the protein MADAVAGHVEPQRHPPPRERSRAAAEFEKVYRAHVGPITAYFARRSSDPQTVADLTADTFVRAITSFATFDPVRGSARAWLFGIASRVFAGHCEAHSRRGDSTRRIAGQRLLDADVLEDLVDRIDAEQAGGALLARLAELPRLDREVVELVDLDGLSPKEAAEALGVSAGALRIRLFRARATLRKTTGMER; this is encoded by the coding sequence ATGGCAGACGCGGTGGCCGGCCACGTGGAGCCACAACGGCACCCACCGCCCCGGGAACGGTCACGCGCCGCGGCGGAGTTCGAGAAGGTCTACCGGGCGCACGTCGGCCCGATCACCGCCTACTTCGCGCGGCGCAGCTCGGACCCGCAGACGGTGGCCGACCTGACCGCGGACACCTTCGTCCGGGCGATCACCTCGTTCGCCACCTTCGACCCGGTCCGGGGCAGCGCCCGGGCCTGGCTGTTCGGCATCGCGAGCCGGGTGTTCGCCGGGCACTGCGAGGCGCACAGCCGGCGTGGCGACAGCACGCGGCGGATCGCCGGGCAGCGGCTGCTCGACGCCGACGTGCTGGAGGACCTGGTCGATCGCATCGACGCGGAGCAGGCGGGAGGAGCCCTGCTCGCAAGACTGGCCGAACTGCCCCGGCTCGACCGCGAGGTCGTGGAGCTGGTGGATCTTGACGGCCTGAGCCCGAAGGAAGCGGCCGAGGCGCTCGGCGTCTCGGCGGGCGCGCTGCGCATCCGACTGTTCCGGGCCCGAGCGACACTGCGGAAGACGACAGGGATGGAACGATGA
- a CDS encoding PQQ-binding-like beta-propeller repeat protein gives MPVDPDGAGSYEVADGVIAMVDGTGGTATVRRVDPASGEDLWSVPLPDVAVPAEVEVGQGGSLVSVSSTSAPATVILDAADGRVVWRGAVKGVGSGVRTLGDLVLLDVGEGTAAIDVPAGAIRWQTQAFVEVFDTRLIVDDSKSFGLLDPATGHPSRTVPRELFSDAHVFGDTFVVTSDLDGPEDSVSAYDLATGALLWQTPLEHLGRAEVTSVDDGTVLVDGGDSAGNGMYVLALSTGKVNWEAEGDGTAIRVDGQPHVLNERGDRLDVRRGVTGELVGSMPSPGERTPRVVGGALYYDEEGKVLAVRLPELVGQWEVALTDRVGAIRTVVPRGFVVEYPTAGSGGELVGYVD, from the coding sequence GTGCCGGTCGATCCGGACGGCGCCGGCAGCTACGAGGTCGCCGACGGTGTGATCGCGATGGTGGACGGGACCGGCGGCACCGCGACCGTGCGCCGGGTCGACCCGGCTTCCGGCGAGGACCTGTGGTCGGTGCCGCTGCCCGATGTCGCCGTGCCCGCCGAGGTGGAGGTCGGTCAGGGCGGGTCGCTGGTCTCGGTGAGCAGCACGTCGGCCCCCGCGACCGTGATCCTGGACGCGGCGGACGGGCGGGTCGTGTGGCGCGGCGCCGTCAAGGGGGTCGGGTCCGGCGTCAGGACCCTCGGTGACCTGGTCCTCCTCGACGTCGGTGAGGGGACCGCGGCCATCGACGTGCCCGCCGGCGCGATCCGGTGGCAGACCCAGGCCTTCGTGGAGGTGTTCGACACGCGGCTGATCGTCGACGACTCGAAGAGCTTCGGCCTGCTGGACCCGGCGACCGGCCACCCGAGCCGGACCGTTCCCAGGGAGCTGTTCAGCGACGCCCACGTCTTCGGCGACACGTTCGTCGTCACCAGCGACCTCGATGGCCCGGAGGACTCGGTTTCCGCCTACGACTTGGCCACCGGCGCGCTGCTCTGGCAGACCCCGCTGGAGCACCTCGGCCGGGCCGAGGTCACGTCCGTGGACGACGGCACCGTGCTGGTCGACGGCGGCGACTCCGCGGGCAACGGGATGTACGTCCTCGCGCTGAGCACCGGCAAGGTCAACTGGGAGGCTGAGGGCGATGGGACCGCCATCCGCGTTGACGGGCAACCTCACGTGCTGAACGAGCGCGGTGACCGCCTGGACGTCCGCAGGGGCGTAACGGGCGAGCTGGTCGGCTCGATGCCGTCGCCGGGTGAGCGGACGCCCCGCGTCGTCGGAGGCGCCCTCTACTACGACGAGGAGGGCAAGGTGCTCGCCGTACGGCTGCCCGAACTGGTCGGCCAGTGGGAAGTCGCCCTGACCGACCGGGTCGGGGCGATCAGGACGGTCGTCCCCCGCGGGTTCGTGGTCGAGTACCCCACTGCCGGTAGCGGAGGAGAGCTCGTCGGATACGTCGACTGA
- a CDS encoding PP2C family protein-serine/threonine phosphatase, protein MTDVRKLTRRLRVLEAITDSALRELDLDKLFEVLLRQVQELFEVDTVTVLLADSGGGQLVARATAGLEEEVLQGVRVPIGSGFAGTVARRREPLQIDHVDASTVVNPLLWERGLKVMLGVPMVTDGELIGVLHVGSTTSRRFTDEEVDLLQLAGDRLAMAAHMHRSRAELTAAALLQDSLLPGRLPTAPEWEFAARYVPGAGSDVGGDWYDAFELPGDRIGVVIGDVVGSGLSAAVVMGRLRSALRAYALEFDDPAVVLGKLDRKASHFEANTMATVAYAVIHPASARVDLALAGHLPPLLAAAGAAPRFVEAPVDPPVGRDLAVSGRRGTTVELPPGALLAFYTDGLVERRESDLDTGLERLRVAVEPTDAETACIRIMATLIGNQAAADDIALLVVRRRPAAVEG, encoded by the coding sequence ATGACAGACGTGCGGAAGCTGACCCGACGTCTGCGCGTGCTGGAGGCGATCACCGACAGCGCGCTGCGCGAGCTGGACCTGGACAAGCTGTTCGAGGTGCTGTTGCGCCAGGTCCAGGAGCTGTTCGAGGTCGACACCGTGACCGTGCTGCTGGCCGACTCCGGCGGCGGCCAGCTGGTGGCCCGCGCCACCGCCGGCCTGGAGGAGGAAGTCCTCCAGGGCGTCCGCGTGCCGATCGGCTCGGGTTTCGCCGGCACGGTGGCCCGGCGGCGCGAGCCGCTGCAGATCGACCACGTCGACGCGTCCACGGTCGTCAACCCGCTGCTCTGGGAGCGGGGGCTGAAGGTGATGCTCGGTGTGCCGATGGTCACCGACGGTGAGCTGATCGGCGTCCTGCACGTGGGCAGCACCACTTCGCGCCGGTTCACCGACGAGGAAGTGGACCTGCTCCAGCTCGCCGGCGACCGGCTGGCCATGGCCGCGCACATGCACCGCTCCCGGGCCGAGCTGACCGCGGCGGCGTTGTTGCAGGACAGCCTGCTGCCGGGCCGGCTGCCGACCGCGCCGGAGTGGGAGTTCGCCGCGCGCTACGTGCCCGGCGCGGGCAGCGATGTGGGCGGGGACTGGTACGACGCCTTCGAGCTGCCCGGCGACCGGATCGGCGTGGTGATCGGTGACGTGGTCGGCAGCGGGCTGTCCGCCGCCGTGGTCATGGGTCGGCTGCGCAGCGCGCTGCGCGCCTACGCCCTGGAGTTCGACGACCCGGCGGTGGTGCTGGGCAAGCTGGACCGCAAGGCCAGCCACTTCGAGGCGAACACCATGGCCACGGTCGCCTACGCCGTCATCCACCCCGCCTCGGCCCGCGTCGACCTCGCGCTGGCCGGTCACCTGCCGCCCCTCCTCGCCGCCGCCGGCGCGGCGCCCCGCTTCGTCGAGGCCCCGGTCGACCCGCCGGTGGGCCGTGACCTGGCCGTCTCCGGTCGCCGCGGCACGACCGTCGAGCTGCCGCCCGGCGCGCTGCTCGCCTTCTACACCGACGGGCTGGTGGAACGCCGGGAATCGGACCTGGACACCGGGCTGGAGCGGCTGCGCGTGGCCGTCGAGCCGACGGACGCCGAGACGGCCTGCATCCGGATCATGGCCACCCTGATCGGCAACCAGGCCGCGGCCGACGACATCGCCCTGCTCGTGGTCCGCCGCCGTCCCGCAGCGGTCGAGGGTTGA
- a CDS encoding TetR/AcrR family transcriptional regulator, translating to MTNAHGQVSEARSRLLATATRIFYAEGIHAVGVDRIVAEAKVTRATLYRHFPGKDDLIVSYLREADRAIRSQVDTIVGRGMPAPDALRAVAGSIADGIRSPGFRGCAFLNAAAEYPDPAHPVHQAVLAHRRWFSRTITELLGRIGDAPAEPAARHVVMLRDGAMATGCLSDPEPICETFLEGVESLLRQRTAGAGS from the coding sequence GTGACGAACGCCCACGGTCAGGTCTCCGAAGCGCGGTCGCGGTTGCTCGCCACGGCAACCCGGATCTTCTACGCGGAGGGGATCCACGCCGTGGGCGTCGACCGGATCGTCGCCGAGGCGAAGGTGACCCGCGCGACGCTGTACCGGCACTTCCCCGGCAAGGACGACCTCATCGTCAGCTACCTGCGGGAGGCGGACCGGGCCATCCGGAGCCAGGTCGACACCATCGTGGGCCGCGGGATGCCGGCGCCGGACGCCCTGCGCGCCGTCGCCGGGTCCATCGCCGACGGCATCCGCTCCCCCGGCTTCCGGGGCTGTGCCTTCCTCAACGCCGCGGCGGAGTACCCCGACCCGGCCCACCCCGTGCACCAAGCCGTCCTCGCGCACCGGCGGTGGTTCTCGCGCACGATCACCGAACTGCTGGGTCGCATCGGTGACGCACCGGCCGAACCCGCCGCCCGGCACGTCGTCATGCTCCGGGACGGAGCGATGGCCACCGGCTGCCTGTCCGACCCCGAGCCGATCTGCGAGACGTTCCTCGAAGGGGTCGAAAGCCTGCTCCGGCAGCGCACCGCGGGGGCGGGTTCGTGA